One window from the genome of Anaerolineales bacterium encodes:
- a CDS encoding MGMT family protein has product MTERTQFNQRVYQIVEGIPSGQVLNYGRIAAFIPPPSGMPYDSYCAVRARWVGYAMASCPEGLPWHRVVNAQGGVSKRPGFGPDLQRQLLEDEGVVFDEKGRLDIQRYVWRPDPAWLQSRGLLPPPKE; this is encoded by the coding sequence ATGACGGAACGCACCCAGTTTAATCAGCGTGTTTACCAAATCGTAGAGGGCATCCCGTCGGGTCAGGTTTTGAACTACGGCAGAATCGCGGCCTTCATACCTCCACCTTCGGGGATGCCTTACGACAGCTACTGCGCGGTTCGCGCCCGTTGGGTGGGATATGCCATGGCGAGCTGTCCGGAAGGATTGCCGTGGCACCGTGTGGTAAATGCACAGGGAGGCGTCAGCAAGAGACCGGGGTTCGGTCCCGACTTACAACGACAGCTGCTCGAGGATGAAGGCGTCGTCTTCGATGAGAAAGGGCGGCTCGATATTCAGCGATACGTCTGGCGTCCCGATCCGGCCTGGCTGCAATCCCGCGGGCTTCTGCCCCCACCCAAAGAATAG